The following are from one region of the Falco cherrug isolate bFalChe1 chromosome 19, bFalChe1.pri, whole genome shotgun sequence genome:
- the ITGA5 gene encoding integrin alpha-5 isoform X2, whose protein sequence is MFLVSCPPWGSRSLVSLFPVSVLVPLKCSGPQYPVSRCPCPRCPCALRVSCYSLSLMSRCPLGVLMPQGVPIPDVPVSQGVPVPFRCPGAPGLSRCPSGVFIPDVPAPSERPGAPGLFLSLMSRSSPASPGAPCPRCGVGAGVRRGSGSSPVSHGGAGRAGPPRAFSEGTREREAAPSSASPAPPWPRPRPPRAAPGPGPGRCYRCCCRCCCRRPPLPSTWRRRGPSPSAGPPGPSSASPWTFTCPGPAATPPSIPLTHTPPSVSILVGAPKANTSQPNVTQGGAVYHCPWPPGDDCTPIDFDHIGARTHDFGGNSTETPDPVEFKSLQWFGATVRAHNASILACAPLYSWSPPKEEGGGREPVGTCFLSIGNFSKFVEYAPCRSDLNSAAGQGYCQGGFSAEFTQTGRVLLGGPGSYFWQGQVMSATQEQITASSYPEYFIQEVAGQLQTRQAAPTHDDSYMGYSVAVGEFSGDTTQDFVAGVPKGNLTYGYVTILNGTNMKSLYNFSGEQMAAYFGYAVAATDVNNDGLADLLVGAPLFMARTGEGRVQEVGRVYLYLQLPGGALPTPAMALTGPQEFGRFGSAIAPLGDLDLDGFNDVAVGAPLGTEGRQGLVYIYSGRGAGLHPQPAQVLRGHWAPGRHPDFFGAALRGATDLDGNGYPDLLVGAFGVDTAVVYRGRPIVHASAMLSVFPTMFNPEERSCVLEGTGLHVPCINVSFCLNASGRHLPGPIGFTVELSMDGAKAGGGRRALFLPGGQPTRTLTLPVPNGAGTRCHTMAVFLRNESEFRDKLSPIAVGLSFALDPHAPPDTHGLHPVLAAHTHTRLETKAHIQLDCGEDNVCVPDLQLEASADRHAVYLGDRNSLNLTFNARNQGEGGAYEAELHVRPPPHAQYTGVLRPHGNFSALSCELGVGNNSSPLICDLGNPMKAGASIWGGLRFTVPHLSDSSKSIRFELQIRSKNANNSQSEVVTVPLEVRAATRLSAFGVSRPDVVIVPEGGWTPEQPPRQLQDLGPPVEHIYEVVNEGPSAISHGTLELSCPLSYRGHPLLYVTGHSGPRNCSTSHPLDNLRLAEQEQSPEAHGLQRRDTGDVVTRDTRGSSPPAPPYTLGCPEAECFRLSCPMGGLEKQQRVSLRLAFRLWAPSLRQHPHQPLVPPAS, encoded by the exons ATGTTCCTGGTGTCCTGCCCCCCCTGGGGATCCCGGTCTCTGGTGTCCCTGTTCCCAGTGTCCGTCCTGGTGCCCCTCAAGTGCTCTGGTCCCCAGTATCCAGTGTCCCGATGTCCCTGTCCCCGGTGTCCTTGTGCCCTCAGGGTATCCTGTTATTCCCTGTCCCTGATGTCCCGGTGTCCCTTGGGTGTCCTAATGCCCCAGGGTGTCCCCATTCCTGATGTCCCGGTATCCCAGGGTGTCCCGGTGCCCTTCAGGTGCCCCGGTGCCCCCGGGTTGTCCCGGTGCCCCTCGGGTGTCTTCATCCCCGACGTTCCGGCCCCTTCGGAGCGTCCCGGTGCCCCAGGATTATTCCTGTCCCTGATGTCCCGCTCCTCCCCGGCCTCTCCCGGCGCCCCGTGCCCCCGGTGTGGTGTCGGTGCCGGTGTCCGACGGGGCTCTGGCTCCTCCCCGGTGAGTcacggcggggcggggcgggccgggcccccccggGCATTTTCCGAGGGGACTCGGGAGCGGGAGGCAGCGCCGAGCTCGGCCAGCCCCGCTCCGCCatggccccggccccggcccccccgcgccgcccccggtCCCGGCCCCGGGCGCTGCtaccgctgctgctgccgctgctgctgccgccgcccgccgctgcCTTCAACCTGGAGGCGGCGCGGCCCGTCGCCTTCCGCGGGGCCCCCGGGTCCCTCTTCGGCTTCGCCTTGGACTTTtacctgccccggccccgcag CCACCCCGCCGAGCATCCCACTCACGCACACCCCCCCCAGCGTCAGCATCCTGGTGGGTGCCCCCAAAGCCAACACGAGCCAGCCCAATGTCACCCAGGGGGGGGCAGTCTACCACTGCCCCTGGCCCCCCGGTGATGACTGCACCCCCATCGACTTTGACCACATCG GAGCCCGCACCCATGACTTCGGGGGCAACAGCACAGAGACCCCCGACCCCGTCGAGTTCAAGTCCTTGCAGTGGTTTGGGGCCACTGTGCGGGCACACAACGCCTCCATCCTG gcctgtGCCCCACTGTACAGCTGGAGCCCCCccaaggaggaaggggggggacgGGAGCCAGTGGGCACCTGCTTCCTCTCCATCGGCAACTTCTCTAAGTTTGTGGAGTATGCACCCTGCCGCTCAG acCTGAACTCTGCAGCGGGGCAGGGCTACTGCCAGGGGGGCTTCAGCGCGGAGTTCACCCag ACAGGACGGGTGCTCTTGGGGGGGCCTGGCAGCTACTTCTGGCAAG GGCAGGTGATGTCGGCGACGCAGGAGCAGATCACAGCCTCCAGCTACCCGGAGTACTTCATCCAGGAGGTGGCTGGGCAGCTCCAGACGCGCCAGGCAGCCCCCACACACGATGACAGCTACATGG GCTACTCCGTGGCAGTTGGCGAGTTCAGCGGGGACACAACACAAG ATTTTGTGGCTGGTGTCCCTAAGGGCAACCTCACCTATGGCTAC gTCACCATCCTCAACGGCACCAACATGAAGTCCCTGTACAACTTCTCAGGGGagcag ATGGCAGCATATTTCGGCTACGCAGTGGCAGCCACGGACGTGAACAACGACGG GCTGGCCGACCTGCTGGTGGGGGCTCCCCTCTTCATGGCGCGGACAGGGGAGGGGCGCGTGCAGGAGGTGGGCAGGGTGTACCTGTACCTGCAGCTGCCCGGGGGGGCCCTGCCCACCCCCGCCATGGCCCTCACCGGGCCCCAGGAGTTCGGGCGCTTCGGCAGTGCCATCGCCCCCCTGGGGGACCTTGACCTGGACGGCTTCAACG ACGTGGCGGTGGGGGCCCCACTGGGCACCGAGGGCCGGCAGGGGCTGGTGTACATCTAcagcgggcggggggctgggctgcacccccagccagcccaggtGCTGCGGGGGCACTGGGCGCCTGGCCGGCACCCCGACTTCTTCGGAGCCGCCCTGCGTGGGGCCACGGACCTCGACGGCAACGGCTACCCAG ACCTCCTCGTGGGTGCCTTTGGGGTGGATACAGCCGTGGTGTACAG GGGCCGTCCCATCGTCCACGCCAGCGCCATGCTCAGCGTCTTCCCCACCATGTTCAACCCGGAGGAGCGCAGCTGTGTCCTGGAGGGCACCGGCCTTCACGTCCCCTG catCAATGTCAGCTTCTGCCTCAACGCCTCGGGACGTCACCTGCCCGGCCCCATCG GGTTCACGGTGGAGCTGAGCATGGATGGGGCGAAGGCTggtggggggcggcgggcgctgtTCCTCCCAGGGGGGCAGCCCACCCGCACCCTCACCCTGCCTGTCCCCAATGGCGCCGGCACCCGCTGCCACACCATGGCTGTCTTCCTGCGG AACGAGTCAGAGTTTCGGGATAAGCTGTCACCCATCGCTGTGGGGTTGAGCTTCGCTCTGGACCCCCACGCGCCCCCTGATACCCATGGGCTGCATCCAGTCCTGGCTGCTCATACCCACACCCGACTGGAGACCAAG GCTCACATCCAGCTGGACTGTGGGGAGGACAACGTCTGCGtgcctgacctgcagctggaggcatCTGC GGACCGCCACGCCGTCTACCTGGGAGACCGCAACAGCCTGAACTTGACCTTCAATGCCCGCAACCAGGGCGAGGGGGGGGCTTACGAGGCCGAGCTGCACGtgcgcccccctccccacgccCAGTACACCGGGGTGCTGCGCCCACATGGG AACTTCTCTGCACTGAGCTGTGAGCTTGGGGTGGGCAACAACTCGAGCCCCCTCATCTGCGACCTGGGCAACCCCATGAAGGCGGGTGCCAGC ATCTGGGGGGGGCTGCGCTTCACTGTCCCCCACCTCAgtgacagcagcaaaagcatccGCTTTGAGCTGCAGATCCGCAG CAAGAACGCCAACAACTCGCAGAGCGAGGTGGTGACAGTGCCACTGGAGGTGCGGGCAGCCACCCGCCTCTCTGCCTTTGG GGTGTCACGGCCTGATGTTGTCATTGTCCCTGAGGGGGGCTGGACACCTGAGCAGCCACCCCGGCAGCTGCAGGACCTGGGGCCGCCCGTGGAGCACATCTATGAG GTAGTGAACGAGGGTCCCAGCGCCATCAGCCACGGCACCCTGGAGCTGAGCTGTCCCCTGAGCTACCGGGGCCACCCCCTCCTCTATGTCACTGGCCACTCGGGACCCCGCAACTGCTCCACCAGTCACCCTCTGGACAACCTGCGCCTGGCG gagcaggagcagagccctgAGGCACACGGCCTGCAGCGCCGGGACACAGGGGACGTGGTCACCAGGGACACgcggggcagcagcccccctgcacccccctaCACCCTG GGGTGCCCCGAGGCCGAGTGCTTCCGCCTGAGCTGCCCCATGGGggggctggagaagcagcagcggGTGAGCCTGCGCCTGGCCTTCCGTCTCTGGGCCCCCTCCCTGCGGCAG CACCCACACCAGCCCCTGGTGCCTCCCGCATCCTGA
- the ITGA5 gene encoding integrin alpha-5 isoform X3 → MAPAPAPPRRPRSRPRALLPLLLPLLLPPPAAAFNLEAARPVAFRGAPGSLFGFALDFYLPRPRSVSILVGAPKANTSQPNVTQGGAVYHCPWPPGDDCTPIDFDHIGARTHDFGGNSTETPDPVEFKSLQWFGATVRAHNASILACAPLYSWSPPKEEGGGREPVGTCFLSIGNFSKFVEYAPCRSDLNSAAGQGYCQGGFSAEFTQTGRVLLGGPGSYFWQGQVMSATQEQITASSYPEYFIQEVAGQLQTRQAAPTHDDSYMGYSVAVGEFSGDTTQDFVAGVPKGNLTYGYVTILNGTNMKSLYNFSGEQMAAYFGYAVAATDVNNDGLADLLVGAPLFMARTGEGRVQEVGRVYLYLQLPGGALPTPAMALTGPQEFGRFGSAIAPLGDLDLDGFNDVAVGAPLGTEGRQGLVYIYSGRGAGLHPQPAQVLRGHWAPGRHPDFFGAALRGATDLDGNGYPDLLVGAFGVDTAVVYRGRPIVHASAMLSVFPTMFNPEERSCVLEGTGLHVPCINVSFCLNASGRHLPGPIGFTVELSMDGAKAGGGRRALFLPGGQPTRTLTLPVPNGAGTRCHTMAVFLRNESEFRDKLSPIAVGLSFALDPHAPPDTHGLHPVLAAHTHTRLETKAHIQLDCGEDNVCVPDLQLEASADRHAVYLGDRNSLNLTFNARNQGEGGAYEAELHVRPPPHAQYTGVLRPHGNFSALSCELGVGNNSSPLICDLGNPMKAGASIWGGLRFTVPHLSDSSKSIRFELQIRSKNANNSQSEVVTVPLEVRAATRLSAFGVSRPDVVIVPEGGWTPEQPPRQLQDLGPPVEHIYEVVNEGPSAISHGTLELSCPLSYRGHPLLYVTGHSGPRNCSTSHPLDNLRLAEQEQSPEAHGLQRRDTGDVVTRDTRGSSPPAPPYTLGCPEAECFRLSCPMGGLEKQQRVSLRLAFRLWAPSLRQVRPRDPPETSWGPPWDSLT, encoded by the exons atggccccggccccggcccccccgcgccgcccccggtCCCGGCCCCGGGCGCTGCtaccgctgctgctgccgctgctgctgccgccgcccgccgctgcCTTCAACCTGGAGGCGGCGCGGCCCGTCGCCTTCCGCGGGGCCCCCGGGTCCCTCTTCGGCTTCGCCTTGGACTTTtacctgccccggccccgcag CGTCAGCATCCTGGTGGGTGCCCCCAAAGCCAACACGAGCCAGCCCAATGTCACCCAGGGGGGGGCAGTCTACCACTGCCCCTGGCCCCCCGGTGATGACTGCACCCCCATCGACTTTGACCACATCG GAGCCCGCACCCATGACTTCGGGGGCAACAGCACAGAGACCCCCGACCCCGTCGAGTTCAAGTCCTTGCAGTGGTTTGGGGCCACTGTGCGGGCACACAACGCCTCCATCCTG gcctgtGCCCCACTGTACAGCTGGAGCCCCCccaaggaggaaggggggggacgGGAGCCAGTGGGCACCTGCTTCCTCTCCATCGGCAACTTCTCTAAGTTTGTGGAGTATGCACCCTGCCGCTCAG acCTGAACTCTGCAGCGGGGCAGGGCTACTGCCAGGGGGGCTTCAGCGCGGAGTTCACCCag ACAGGACGGGTGCTCTTGGGGGGGCCTGGCAGCTACTTCTGGCAAG GGCAGGTGATGTCGGCGACGCAGGAGCAGATCACAGCCTCCAGCTACCCGGAGTACTTCATCCAGGAGGTGGCTGGGCAGCTCCAGACGCGCCAGGCAGCCCCCACACACGATGACAGCTACATGG GCTACTCCGTGGCAGTTGGCGAGTTCAGCGGGGACACAACACAAG ATTTTGTGGCTGGTGTCCCTAAGGGCAACCTCACCTATGGCTAC gTCACCATCCTCAACGGCACCAACATGAAGTCCCTGTACAACTTCTCAGGGGagcag ATGGCAGCATATTTCGGCTACGCAGTGGCAGCCACGGACGTGAACAACGACGG GCTGGCCGACCTGCTGGTGGGGGCTCCCCTCTTCATGGCGCGGACAGGGGAGGGGCGCGTGCAGGAGGTGGGCAGGGTGTACCTGTACCTGCAGCTGCCCGGGGGGGCCCTGCCCACCCCCGCCATGGCCCTCACCGGGCCCCAGGAGTTCGGGCGCTTCGGCAGTGCCATCGCCCCCCTGGGGGACCTTGACCTGGACGGCTTCAACG ACGTGGCGGTGGGGGCCCCACTGGGCACCGAGGGCCGGCAGGGGCTGGTGTACATCTAcagcgggcggggggctgggctgcacccccagccagcccaggtGCTGCGGGGGCACTGGGCGCCTGGCCGGCACCCCGACTTCTTCGGAGCCGCCCTGCGTGGGGCCACGGACCTCGACGGCAACGGCTACCCAG ACCTCCTCGTGGGTGCCTTTGGGGTGGATACAGCCGTGGTGTACAG GGGCCGTCCCATCGTCCACGCCAGCGCCATGCTCAGCGTCTTCCCCACCATGTTCAACCCGGAGGAGCGCAGCTGTGTCCTGGAGGGCACCGGCCTTCACGTCCCCTG catCAATGTCAGCTTCTGCCTCAACGCCTCGGGACGTCACCTGCCCGGCCCCATCG GGTTCACGGTGGAGCTGAGCATGGATGGGGCGAAGGCTggtggggggcggcgggcgctgtTCCTCCCAGGGGGGCAGCCCACCCGCACCCTCACCCTGCCTGTCCCCAATGGCGCCGGCACCCGCTGCCACACCATGGCTGTCTTCCTGCGG AACGAGTCAGAGTTTCGGGATAAGCTGTCACCCATCGCTGTGGGGTTGAGCTTCGCTCTGGACCCCCACGCGCCCCCTGATACCCATGGGCTGCATCCAGTCCTGGCTGCTCATACCCACACCCGACTGGAGACCAAG GCTCACATCCAGCTGGACTGTGGGGAGGACAACGTCTGCGtgcctgacctgcagctggaggcatCTGC GGACCGCCACGCCGTCTACCTGGGAGACCGCAACAGCCTGAACTTGACCTTCAATGCCCGCAACCAGGGCGAGGGGGGGGCTTACGAGGCCGAGCTGCACGtgcgcccccctccccacgccCAGTACACCGGGGTGCTGCGCCCACATGGG AACTTCTCTGCACTGAGCTGTGAGCTTGGGGTGGGCAACAACTCGAGCCCCCTCATCTGCGACCTGGGCAACCCCATGAAGGCGGGTGCCAGC ATCTGGGGGGGGCTGCGCTTCACTGTCCCCCACCTCAgtgacagcagcaaaagcatccGCTTTGAGCTGCAGATCCGCAG CAAGAACGCCAACAACTCGCAGAGCGAGGTGGTGACAGTGCCACTGGAGGTGCGGGCAGCCACCCGCCTCTCTGCCTTTGG GGTGTCACGGCCTGATGTTGTCATTGTCCCTGAGGGGGGCTGGACACCTGAGCAGCCACCCCGGCAGCTGCAGGACCTGGGGCCGCCCGTGGAGCACATCTATGAG GTAGTGAACGAGGGTCCCAGCGCCATCAGCCACGGCACCCTGGAGCTGAGCTGTCCCCTGAGCTACCGGGGCCACCCCCTCCTCTATGTCACTGGCCACTCGGGACCCCGCAACTGCTCCACCAGTCACCCTCTGGACAACCTGCGCCTGGCG gagcaggagcagagccctgAGGCACACGGCCTGCAGCGCCGGGACACAGGGGACGTGGTCACCAGGGACACgcggggcagcagcccccctgcacccccctaCACCCTG GGGTGCCCCGAGGCCGAGTGCTTCCGCCTGAGCTGCCCCATGGGggggctggagaagcagcagcggGTGAGCCTGCGCCTGGCCTTCCGTCTCTGGGCCCCCTCCCTGCGGCAGGTGAGACCCCGGGACCCTCCCGAGACCTCCTGGGGCCCTCCCTGGGACTCCCTGACATGA
- the ITGA5 gene encoding integrin alpha-5 isoform X1 — MFLVSCPPWGSRSLVSLFPVSVLVPLKCSGPQYPVSRCPCPRCPCALRVSCYSLSLMSRCPLGVLMPQGVPIPDVPVSQGVPVPFRCPGAPGLSRCPSGVFIPDVPAPSERPGAPGLFLSLMSRSSPASPGAPCPRCGVGAGVRRGSGSSPVSHGGAGRAGPPRAFSEGTREREAAPSSASPAPPWPRPRPPRAAPGPGPGRCYRCCCRCCCRRPPLPSTWRRRGPSPSAGPPGPSSASPWTFTCPGPAATPPSIPLTHTPPSVSILVGAPKANTSQPNVTQGGAVYHCPWPPGDDCTPIDFDHIGARTHDFGGNSTETPDPVEFKSLQWFGATVRAHNASILACAPLYSWSPPKEEGGGREPVGTCFLSIGNFSKFVEYAPCRSDLNSAAGQGYCQGGFSAEFTQTGRVLLGGPGSYFWQGQVMSATQEQITASSYPEYFIQEVAGQLQTRQAAPTHDDSYMGYSVAVGEFSGDTTQDFVAGVPKGNLTYGYVTILNGTNMKSLYNFSGEQMAAYFGYAVAATDVNNDGLADLLVGAPLFMARTGEGRVQEVGRVYLYLQLPGGALPTPAMALTGPQEFGRFGSAIAPLGDLDLDGFNDVAVGAPLGTEGRQGLVYIYSGRGAGLHPQPAQVLRGHWAPGRHPDFFGAALRGATDLDGNGYPDLLVGAFGVDTAVVYRGRPIVHASAMLSVFPTMFNPEERSCVLEGTGLHVPCINVSFCLNASGRHLPGPIGFTVELSMDGAKAGGGRRALFLPGGQPTRTLTLPVPNGAGTRCHTMAVFLRNESEFRDKLSPIAVGLSFALDPHAPPDTHGLHPVLAAHTHTRLETKAHIQLDCGEDNVCVPDLQLEASADRHAVYLGDRNSLNLTFNARNQGEGGAYEAELHVRPPPHAQYTGVLRPHGNFSALSCELGVGNNSSPLICDLGNPMKAGASIWGGLRFTVPHLSDSSKSIRFELQIRSKNANNSQSEVVTVPLEVRAATRLSAFGVSRPDVVIVPEGGWTPEQPPRQLQDLGPPVEHIYEVVNEGPSAISHGTLELSCPLSYRGHPLLYVTGHSGPRNCSTSHPLDNLRLAEQEQSPEAHGLQRRDTGDVVTRDTRGSSPPAPPYTLGCPEAECFRLSCPMGGLEKQQRVSLRLAFRLWAPSLRQVRPRDPPETSWGPPWDSLT, encoded by the exons ATGTTCCTGGTGTCCTGCCCCCCCTGGGGATCCCGGTCTCTGGTGTCCCTGTTCCCAGTGTCCGTCCTGGTGCCCCTCAAGTGCTCTGGTCCCCAGTATCCAGTGTCCCGATGTCCCTGTCCCCGGTGTCCTTGTGCCCTCAGGGTATCCTGTTATTCCCTGTCCCTGATGTCCCGGTGTCCCTTGGGTGTCCTAATGCCCCAGGGTGTCCCCATTCCTGATGTCCCGGTATCCCAGGGTGTCCCGGTGCCCTTCAGGTGCCCCGGTGCCCCCGGGTTGTCCCGGTGCCCCTCGGGTGTCTTCATCCCCGACGTTCCGGCCCCTTCGGAGCGTCCCGGTGCCCCAGGATTATTCCTGTCCCTGATGTCCCGCTCCTCCCCGGCCTCTCCCGGCGCCCCGTGCCCCCGGTGTGGTGTCGGTGCCGGTGTCCGACGGGGCTCTGGCTCCTCCCCGGTGAGTcacggcggggcggggcgggccgggcccccccggGCATTTTCCGAGGGGACTCGGGAGCGGGAGGCAGCGCCGAGCTCGGCCAGCCCCGCTCCGCCatggccccggccccggcccccccgcgccgcccccggtCCCGGCCCCGGGCGCTGCtaccgctgctgctgccgctgctgctgccgccgcccgccgctgcCTTCAACCTGGAGGCGGCGCGGCCCGTCGCCTTCCGCGGGGCCCCCGGGTCCCTCTTCGGCTTCGCCTTGGACTTTtacctgccccggccccgcag CCACCCCGCCGAGCATCCCACTCACGCACACCCCCCCCAGCGTCAGCATCCTGGTGGGTGCCCCCAAAGCCAACACGAGCCAGCCCAATGTCACCCAGGGGGGGGCAGTCTACCACTGCCCCTGGCCCCCCGGTGATGACTGCACCCCCATCGACTTTGACCACATCG GAGCCCGCACCCATGACTTCGGGGGCAACAGCACAGAGACCCCCGACCCCGTCGAGTTCAAGTCCTTGCAGTGGTTTGGGGCCACTGTGCGGGCACACAACGCCTCCATCCTG gcctgtGCCCCACTGTACAGCTGGAGCCCCCccaaggaggaaggggggggacgGGAGCCAGTGGGCACCTGCTTCCTCTCCATCGGCAACTTCTCTAAGTTTGTGGAGTATGCACCCTGCCGCTCAG acCTGAACTCTGCAGCGGGGCAGGGCTACTGCCAGGGGGGCTTCAGCGCGGAGTTCACCCag ACAGGACGGGTGCTCTTGGGGGGGCCTGGCAGCTACTTCTGGCAAG GGCAGGTGATGTCGGCGACGCAGGAGCAGATCACAGCCTCCAGCTACCCGGAGTACTTCATCCAGGAGGTGGCTGGGCAGCTCCAGACGCGCCAGGCAGCCCCCACACACGATGACAGCTACATGG GCTACTCCGTGGCAGTTGGCGAGTTCAGCGGGGACACAACACAAG ATTTTGTGGCTGGTGTCCCTAAGGGCAACCTCACCTATGGCTAC gTCACCATCCTCAACGGCACCAACATGAAGTCCCTGTACAACTTCTCAGGGGagcag ATGGCAGCATATTTCGGCTACGCAGTGGCAGCCACGGACGTGAACAACGACGG GCTGGCCGACCTGCTGGTGGGGGCTCCCCTCTTCATGGCGCGGACAGGGGAGGGGCGCGTGCAGGAGGTGGGCAGGGTGTACCTGTACCTGCAGCTGCCCGGGGGGGCCCTGCCCACCCCCGCCATGGCCCTCACCGGGCCCCAGGAGTTCGGGCGCTTCGGCAGTGCCATCGCCCCCCTGGGGGACCTTGACCTGGACGGCTTCAACG ACGTGGCGGTGGGGGCCCCACTGGGCACCGAGGGCCGGCAGGGGCTGGTGTACATCTAcagcgggcggggggctgggctgcacccccagccagcccaggtGCTGCGGGGGCACTGGGCGCCTGGCCGGCACCCCGACTTCTTCGGAGCCGCCCTGCGTGGGGCCACGGACCTCGACGGCAACGGCTACCCAG ACCTCCTCGTGGGTGCCTTTGGGGTGGATACAGCCGTGGTGTACAG GGGCCGTCCCATCGTCCACGCCAGCGCCATGCTCAGCGTCTTCCCCACCATGTTCAACCCGGAGGAGCGCAGCTGTGTCCTGGAGGGCACCGGCCTTCACGTCCCCTG catCAATGTCAGCTTCTGCCTCAACGCCTCGGGACGTCACCTGCCCGGCCCCATCG GGTTCACGGTGGAGCTGAGCATGGATGGGGCGAAGGCTggtggggggcggcgggcgctgtTCCTCCCAGGGGGGCAGCCCACCCGCACCCTCACCCTGCCTGTCCCCAATGGCGCCGGCACCCGCTGCCACACCATGGCTGTCTTCCTGCGG AACGAGTCAGAGTTTCGGGATAAGCTGTCACCCATCGCTGTGGGGTTGAGCTTCGCTCTGGACCCCCACGCGCCCCCTGATACCCATGGGCTGCATCCAGTCCTGGCTGCTCATACCCACACCCGACTGGAGACCAAG GCTCACATCCAGCTGGACTGTGGGGAGGACAACGTCTGCGtgcctgacctgcagctggaggcatCTGC GGACCGCCACGCCGTCTACCTGGGAGACCGCAACAGCCTGAACTTGACCTTCAATGCCCGCAACCAGGGCGAGGGGGGGGCTTACGAGGCCGAGCTGCACGtgcgcccccctccccacgccCAGTACACCGGGGTGCTGCGCCCACATGGG AACTTCTCTGCACTGAGCTGTGAGCTTGGGGTGGGCAACAACTCGAGCCCCCTCATCTGCGACCTGGGCAACCCCATGAAGGCGGGTGCCAGC ATCTGGGGGGGGCTGCGCTTCACTGTCCCCCACCTCAgtgacagcagcaaaagcatccGCTTTGAGCTGCAGATCCGCAG CAAGAACGCCAACAACTCGCAGAGCGAGGTGGTGACAGTGCCACTGGAGGTGCGGGCAGCCACCCGCCTCTCTGCCTTTGG GGTGTCACGGCCTGATGTTGTCATTGTCCCTGAGGGGGGCTGGACACCTGAGCAGCCACCCCGGCAGCTGCAGGACCTGGGGCCGCCCGTGGAGCACATCTATGAG GTAGTGAACGAGGGTCCCAGCGCCATCAGCCACGGCACCCTGGAGCTGAGCTGTCCCCTGAGCTACCGGGGCCACCCCCTCCTCTATGTCACTGGCCACTCGGGACCCCGCAACTGCTCCACCAGTCACCCTCTGGACAACCTGCGCCTGGCG gagcaggagcagagccctgAGGCACACGGCCTGCAGCGCCGGGACACAGGGGACGTGGTCACCAGGGACACgcggggcagcagcccccctgcacccccctaCACCCTG GGGTGCCCCGAGGCCGAGTGCTTCCGCCTGAGCTGCCCCATGGGggggctggagaagcagcagcggGTGAGCCTGCGCCTGGCCTTCCGTCTCTGGGCCCCCTCCCTGCGGCAGGTGAGACCCCGGGACCCTCCCGAGACCTCCTGGGGCCCTCCCTGGGACTCCCTGACATGA